A portion of the Elusimicrobiota bacterium genome contains these proteins:
- a CDS encoding protease inhibitor I42 family protein, whose translation MKKSILLSLIFLGFVLTSFSASKSQKTSDAHRITVKPGQTFQIKLQANPTTGYTWQMQNPIDKSFLTVLNKTFTAKSKSAGNPGNEVWQFKALKKGTIFITFAYRRSWESEVQKKESYAVYIK comes from the coding sequence ATGAAAAAATCAATCCTTTTAAGTCTAATCTTCTTAGGATTTGTTTTAACATCGTTCTCGGCATCTAAGAGCCAAAAAACTTCCGATGCTCACCGCATCACGGTCAAACCGGGGCAAACTTTCCAAATCAAGCTCCAGGCAAACCCCACTACAGGTTATACCTGGCAGATGCAAAATCCGATTGATAAATCCTTCCTGACAGTTTTAAACAAAACATTTACTGCAAAAAGTAAATCGGCAGGAAATCCCGGAAACGAAGTTTGGCAGTTTAAAGCTTTAAAGAAGGGAACGATTTTTATAACCTTTGCCTACAGAAGAAGCTGGGAAAGCGAAGTGCAGAAGAAAGAGTCGTATGCCGTTTATATAAAATAG